The Vidua chalybeata isolate OUT-0048 chromosome 6, bVidCha1 merged haplotype, whole genome shotgun sequence genome has a segment encoding these proteins:
- the CLBA1 gene encoding uncharacterized protein CLBA1 yields MQNLSVVESLGNTDISHCELPKDLAAEAGGVSLHESGCNWNEGTSNEEMFNLEVTQQSLPVMNSEGRSCEEFSESSFSTSEPSGSWGDFEGFREPLEKSERFSHNPEILVKSAKTWGADADLSSRGCSISAAHVCAEPSPCHGMQEASGSLSEEDHSYEKIFKLGFPEVFVPQSRECIRSLEQVLDANNEDVWIPELLKNQLCMDSGKIWRALRDFDNTPSSRHPWSKSHCQENLLRVLGVDANEKDISENQADIFEESNVKDNEDFRFDGFSVNDCKTLIQTKLSVPPDSRHGHLFTCNLFLKTTSSNENTQCITIPRKKQIFSTHNLKMKFFSSDIC; encoded by the exons ATGCAGAACTTGTCGGTGGTAGAAAGTCTTGGTAATACAGACATATCACACTGTGAGCTTCCAAAAGACCTGGCAGCTGAGGCAGGTGGCGTGTCTCTCCATGAAAGTGGCTGTAACTGGAATGAAGGAACAAGTaatgaagaaatgtttaatCTTGAAGTAACGCAGCAAAGCCTCCCTGTAATGAACAGCGAAGGGAGAAGTTGTGAGGAGTTTTCTGAGAGCAGCTTTAGTACCTCAGAACCCAGTGGTTCCTGGGGTGATTTTGAAGGCTTCAGAGAGCCCTTAGAGAAATCAGAGAGATTCAGTCACAACCCTGAAATTTTGGTGAAGTCAGCAAAAACCTGGGGAGCCGACGCGGACCtaagcagcagaggctgcagcatttctgctgccCACGTGTGTGCTGAGCCATCCCCGTGCCATGGGATGCAGGAGGCTTCGGGCTCTCTGAGTGAG GAAGACCACAGCTATGAGAAGATATTTAAGTTAGGCTTTCCAGAAGTCTTTGTACCACAATCCAGAGAGTGCATAAGAAGCTTAGAGCAAGTTCTTGATGCAAATAATGAAGATGTTTGGATTCCTGAACTTTTGAAGAATCAACTTTG CATGGATTCTGGAAAGATATGGAGAGCACTCAGAGACTTTGATAATACCCCCAGCTCAAGACATCCCTGGAGTAAATCTCATTGCCAAGAAAACCTCTTGAGAGTTCTCGGAGTAGATGCAAATGAAAAG GACATTTCAGAAAACCAAGCCGATATTTTCGAAGAATCAAATGTCAAAGATAATGAGGACTTTAGATTTGATGGATTCAGTGTTAATGACTGCAAAACATTGATCCAGACCAAG CTTTCTGTGCCACCGGACTCCAGACATGGTCACCTTTTCACCTGTAACCTCTTTTTGAAGACCACATCATCAAATGAAAACACACAGTGTATAACAATCCCAAGGAAGAAGCAGATTTTTTCTACACACAacctaaaaatgaaatttttcagtAGTGATATTTGTTGA